DNA from Eulemur rufifrons isolate Redbay chromosome 4, OSU_ERuf_1, whole genome shotgun sequence:
aggctataccattgAGGTTTATTTAAGTGCACTCTATCACGTCCCACGTCCGCTCAATGAGAAGTCACCGATTAACAACACCTaataacaacacatttctcagaacgtatccctgtTATTctgtgatgcatgactgtatctAATGTTACAATGTATGTATAACATTGTTTACCATTAGTCTACTACAGATTTATAACAACTACCAATTCTAAATAACCAGTCTGATTCTTTGACAttctcccacctttttttttttttttttttttaaagagacacaatcttgctctgtcacccagactggtgCAGtcgcgtcatcatagctcactgcagcctcaagctcctgacGTTCCCCCTCCTTAATAGAAGTTATAGTGTTTGGCAATTATTAAGCATGTGGAATTCTTAATAACCATTCTAGGAATCTTCCTGGCTTATGGAGAGCCAGGAGAAGGATAAACCACTTGGGAAAATACCGAAATGCCATTAGAACTGACCCATCCTGGGtttaaataaagcatttgttATCCATTTTTCTGCTTTCTGGGGAGATATGATAAATTGGGTGAAGAAGGagtactttctgtctttatggagtTATAAAGAGTTTCCACTTCCCCGTGGCTGattcttttgttcttatttctatGTGAAATTAAGGAAACCTTGTTTTATGTATCACCTCTTTATGCATGAAAAAAACGATGCTGATATTTCAGATCCTGCTTTTACAGTTTTTATAACTGATGATCTATCTTTTGAGCATTCATTTCAGCTCTTTCCTATGTATATTTTCCCCAATATCTTTGTTTAATTTGCTTTCAGAAGTGTATTGCTACTTGTTTTCATTAACCTCAGTGCATTTTAGACTTTAGAAATCCTTCACATccaatttaaatttctaatatctCCATCTTCTCATTGCTGTTGGATATCTGTGTGCATTATTGCTTAAAAAATTCTTAGTGTTTTAAATAACCCATATCTTGAAATTCTCCATGAATTTTCTTGAACATTTTATAACACCTTCCAAATTTAGGTTATGTTGTTCATGTGACTTgataaaaaagaatttactttttgttttagattttatcAAAATACAACTCAAACCTAGCTACTCCAGTAGCAGTTAAAGCAGTGCCACGCAGCAAAGGGTTCCTTAAATATGAAGGACAGAACATCCGAGATGTTGGCAACAAAGAAAACTGGTCAGTATTTTACATTGTAAAGAAAGTTTGTGTGTTATTTGAGgaggacatttaaaaattaacatttgaatggtagtaaacattttgattttaattgacATTTGCCAGCTTAGGTTAATAGcctgtctttatcttttttttttttttttttttttttttttttgagacagagtctcactctgttgcccaggctagagtgagtgccgtggcgtcagcctagctcacagtaacctcaaactcctgagctcaagcgatactcctgtctcagcctcccgagtagctgggactacaggcatgcaccaccatgcctggctaattttttctatatatatttttagctgtccatataatttctttctatttttagtagagatggggtctcgctcttgctcaggctggtctcaaactcctgagctcaaacgatccgcccacctcggcctcccagagtgctaggattacaggtgtgagccaccgcgcccggccgtgtctTTATCTTTTGATATAGACCTTGTGATCCCTGAATCACAGACTCTCAAATTGGTGACTCTCAAGTTTGATGATACCGGTATCTATtaacaacaattttaaaatatatagccaCAGTGTTGTGTCATTTGTTTTATTGATGGCTTTTAATTATActtaattgatattttttatttgtatctgttGCAGAAATTCTAGTGCTTTCATCCATTATAGAAACTGAACAGCGTGAGATGAAAACAGAGCTGGACTTACTTTGTTATTCCCACTTGCCTACCTCTTTCCCCCTTTTTCAAACCAACTCATTTCAGAGAAGAACATGGACATTGACGTAATCATATGCTTTTTGTGATGTTTTGATTTGGCTTAACCTCAGTCTTGTTGACATGTGGTTCATTCAGTTTTGAGGATTATTACTGTTTCATTGTTATTAAATTATTCTGCTTAATCTAACAGAATGGTTTAAGTAATATCAGGAAGTGGGACAAATAACTGTAAAAGTATAAATGCTGCTGTTTGCTACTCAGATGAGGCCACCCTGACCTTCCCGTAGCCAGGCGGTCACTGCTGCCAGCCAGCTCGGCCTTTCCCTCATCTCCCCTCAGGATTGTCCCAGAGCCTTTTACACCTTTTATTTCAAGACTCTGTTGCTatttgcaagtgacagaaacacaGCTTTCACTTAGGAAAAGGGGAATTTCTGGGCCTGGGTAATGCACTATAACTGTTGGAGGTGAAGGGAGGCCCCAGACAGTTGGAATCGGGGACTCACTGTTGTCAGCTTgtgtgtttttcttctcttttctcctagcTTTTTACTATTGGCTTTGTTCTCTCCCATCAGCTCCTCCCATCCGTGGCTGTTGGCTTCTCAGCCTCTGCTCTCCACCTTGGCCACCCCTCTGTGGAAGTTTTGATGGCTTGTCCTGGGTCAGGGGCACTCCCGCGGACTGTCAGCTGTGGCCAGGAGCCTCTGGAGCTCCCTGGCAACTTCATACTGCCCGGTCCATGGAGCCCAAGATTTTTCCAGTTTAAGTACAACTGGAAAGTAATTATCTAATTAAGTTCACGATAGTGCTGTTAGAGAACTTGTCAAATTACAGCCAATGGGAAAATCAGGATCTAGCGTACTGTGGAGACCAgtttaaaatttgagaagaaacTGATAAGTATCATGACAAAGTGCTTCAAAGACTTAGCTTTGGGAAATTTGATGCAGTAAATAAAGATTAcccatttttatgactttttttttttgagacagagtctccctctgttgcccgggctagagtgccgtggcgtcagcctagctcacagcaacctcagactcctgggctcaagcgatcctcctgcctcagcctcccaagtagctgggactacaggcatgcgccaccatgcccagctaattttttctatatatttttagttgtccggctaatttctttctattttcagtagagatggggtcttcctcttgctcaggctggtcttgaactcctgagctcaaacgatctgcccgcttcagcatcccagagtgctaggattacaggtgtgagccaccgtgcctggcctatgaTTGTGTCTTTAGTCAAATGAAAGACCTGTCACATTGTGCTCCGTTAATCCTGTCAGAAAATTGTTACCAAAACAAAATTTAGTCCTTGTTCTAGGAATTACTGTGTAGTTGTAAGTATTGTAAGTATAATTTTCTtgaatataatgtaaaataaattattttcaagatatttttagttttcaaagtaAAGCTCAAGTCAACCTTATATACACTGATGATTCCAAAATTCATATCACCTTTTCACTGTGTAACCATAAGTGTGAGTCCACAGAACTGGAAGAGACTGGAGGGAGGGGGTGGATCCAGGTGTACCAGGGACCAAGTCCTGGGCTTATCCCAGATTTGGAGGATGTATACAGGCAGAGTATTCTAGCAAAGGACAGTGGagtaggaagaaaatatttcaaagaaagtgATGATTCGGTCAACATTGCTGAGAATTCCAGTGAAAAGAGGACTGAGAATTGACCAATGGACTCGGCAAAGTCAGTGTTATTGACAACACCGATTAGCTTTGGTGGAGTGCTAGTGATAGAAGTCTGGAGTGGGCTGAAGAGAAAATAAGCGAGGAAGTAAAAATAACCGCTTCAGACAGCTCTTTTGGCTAGTTTTgctaaagaaaggaggagagagaaggggcagCATCTGGCAGGGGTTATGGAGCAAAAAGGAGGTTTTAAGATGGGCAATAATTGACTTGAGTATTTCTGATTGCCTGCAAGGAGCTCCACTTGCTTTGTGATGACCCCTCAAATGCATTTGTCTAAACTTCATCTTTCCCTGACCCTTACCATCTTTCTCCTATGATCCTAGTTTCTGTTCCTTAGAactgtgatgcttccagcttcTCAAGCTCCAAACGTTGGGATCTTTCAAGCATGTCTTCCCACTGCTCTTAAAATGAAACACAAGAGCCTTAATATGGTCTTCATGGCCCTGCGTAGTTTGACTCCAGCTTGCTTCTCCCTCCTGCACCGTGGGTTCTGGGCACACCACCATACTGCCTCCAGGCCTTGCACGCCCTGCTCTCTCTGCCTAGAATACTACTTTCTGCCTCCGCTTCACCGGCTCTCCCGCTCATCCTTAAGTGGTGGACACCTGGTGTTTCTATCTGCCCCATACTATCGCCCTTGAGAACTTACAGGCCAGATCCAGGCTCCACCAAGTTCCAGCACAATTTCTGACCATACTGGTCGGTCAGAGATGGGTGTGGGACCCCACCCAATCCTGGGACCTGGGCAAGTGCTGGCGAAGAGCAGCGCACCCCCTTTCTGGAGCTGCAGCGGTACACCTGGAGCGGCCGCCGCACGGCCCCGCCATGGAAGGGGAGCCTGTGTGAGAGGGAGCCCCCCTCAGCTGAGGCGGCAACTCTGAGGCCAATGATCAGCTGGGCCTGACGCCAGCTAGCACCACCTTGAACTTTTCTGTTAAATGATCCATAAACTCCGTGTGCTTAAGCAAGCTGGAGTTTTTCTCTTAGAGTCCTGGCTGATATGCTTCATGTCTCAGATTgaatgtcattttatcaaaaacttgACCTATCTTCTCAGTTTAAAAGAAGTCTTCTCTCTCAGCACCCTATTCTTGTCCTTCATAGCACTTGGTACAGTTTGTAATAAAATACTTGGGTGTACATTTATCTAGTTCATCTGTTTCTCCCATTGGACCACACGCTCAATGAGGGCAAGGCccctgtttgtttgcttgttttgttcatTACCCTGGTACCTAGCAATTTAAAGTATTCAGTGACTGACTTAGTGATGATGTCAAACAATTGAGATCTTACTATACCAGGCACGGTTCTAGATGCTTTACACTTACCTCAGCTGTAACCTATTTAATTCGTTAAATCATTGAGGTAAgatttttcaggtgaggaaattgaggctttaATGATCGACTTTCCTCTCCCACATCCCATTTCACAGCCTGAGCCTTGTGATTTTCATGCCCTCCGGATGGTCTCTGAACATCCCTGGAATATTCCCTCCCCTCTACTCTCTGTCACTATCCTGATTCTCACCTAGGTTGTTGCCATAGTATCTGACACTCCTATCTCTTTATCTTGAACTCCTGCTGAAAGAAGCGTTCCACTGTCATTTCCTCTTTGTCATGTTGTACCCTTTATCTGGAGTACAAATCCCACCCCTCTTTTAGGAGTTGGACCAGCTCATACGCCATCTCCAGAAAGCCTTTCGTTATCCCACCATATAGTATTCTCTCGAGTAGCAATTTATCCTCCTTTCTTGTAACACTTTTCTACCTTTTACCATCTTTCCTCCTAACTAGACTAAGACTTCATGAGGAAGTATCTGTATCTGTGCAGATTGATCTCTGTATTGCCAGTTCCATGACACCTGGTACAtactaggttattaagtatggagtgtcccatttccttaagtactaagtttaacagttgatgtgtctgacatttcactttgacacttcaattttttttgttggtttttttgtgaaggtacatcctcattctttcaaacgcacattttggcttgtgattatctttcaaattttttttagagcaatttttgtgaaaccatggataagtcaaaaattcttgTTAGTTTTGAacatgagttccattgtggaaccaatgcagcacagctCAAAATAGCAACGAAATGTTTGAGAAGgttgtggctaatgaacgcacagtacgttgatggtgtgagaagttccattctggtgattttaatattgaaaatgagccctgaaaccaaggtggataatgatgagctgaaagctgtagtggaagcgaatccatctcaacctatgcatgaattagcagcaaggtttgacgttactattccaataatattgttCCATTTGAAACacatgggcaaggtaaagaagctggatagataggTTCTGCATGAATacaatgagcatcagaagagaaatcatgaagcttgcctttctttgctgtcatgacataaaggggaaccatttctacaccgtattgttacacataatgaaaaatggattcttgacaattgcaagcatttggcacaatggttgggtgAAGATGAACTGCCaaaacagtccaaaactgaatattcatcaaaaaaaaaagctaatgttgtctggtggtccagcgctggtattattcactacagcttcacgaaacctggtcaatcgattacaggtGATGTCTACTGCCCCCAGTTGGATGAAGTGAGGAGGATGCTTGCAATGAAGCAGCTGAAACTGGtccatagagacaggccaatcctcttgcaagaccacctGTCAcaaaaacaacgctgctcaaactacagcagctggacttggaaactcgtcatattcaccagaccttgcaccaactgactaccacttcttccaggctttggaccacttcttgcaaggaaaaatattgagTTCTCAACAagtgtggaaaacaccttttgtgatttcatcaccactcgctctccaggcttctttgctgctggcataaacaagctagagttaagatggcaaaaactacacttttgatctgaagtcagacatttcatatttaatgacctagtaatataaaacattcatttaatatatttttttccctgccaAAGTATTGAGAAATGTGAGGGGCGTTAAAGTCATCAGGAATACTTCTGCCAGTTTCCAATAATTACTCCCTTTAGATTTTACACAGGTTTTGAAAATCCCTCAGGAGGTTCACCTAATTCTTAAAATTGCTCTAATTTCACCAAATCCTACCTGTGAAATTTTCCCAGTTGGTTGTAACTGGGCTGTCGGGCTGGCATGCTGGCCTGGGTAGAGTAGGAAATTCTGAACAGCCAAAGGCATAAAGGGGctagaaatgtcttttttctcttttaaaatcagctgacatttattaaacattcacTGTCCATCAGGCTCGCCCCTGACACTACTTCATCGACACCTCCCAACAGTTTTATGAGGTAGATGTGTCATTACAACCTTTCCACAATAAGGTATGCATAGCATTCCCAGGCTAAGATTTTTgcttattaaaattactttttagtaTTTAGTATTAAAACTGCTTTTAGGTTTTAGCTTATTCCCCCTAGGAATTTTGGGGGAGGGGATTGTGGGGGAAGAAACCATGACTTTTTCCTTCATAGAACAGTTGCCTAGTTGTGATTAATCCTTTCTAACAATAAATGTGACTTCCTTCAAGCTTGTTCCACTGCAGTTTCCAAGAAATTATTGCTATTGGCAAAAGCAACCTGCATCTAAGCAATAAAAGTCAAACCAGAACAATGAGGCTGCTCTTATCAAAGTGGAAACCTTgactatattgtatttttttaaaaaaatagaggtgTTTTTCGTTTGCATAAAAACTGGATAAAGGTCTACTTTATTTTGGCAGAAATTTATAATTGTAGGGGAGAATGTCACTGCAAGAGCAGTGTCAGTGTAGTGTGGGTGGAAGCCAAACTAATGAGTTGAGGATAAAAGAAACTAAGTATGAAAGAACACGATTTCTCAAAATGTATGTTTCAACTCATTCTCTATGGTTCCCTCCTGAGGTTCAATGACCCACCCCCGACTTTTGAACTATTATTTAAAGTAGGACTCTATCTGGGCTGACCTTTTAACCACCTTAGGCCTCAAGTTCATTTATAAATGGAAACTATACAGTTGTATCTcagttgtgaaggttaaatgagataatacatggtAAACTTGTTCCTTAGCacagtacagatgctccttgacttatcaTGGGTCATGAGTCTGAATAAACCCCTCATTAGCTAAAAAATATCCGAAATCAAAAGTGTGTTTtctacttacaatattttcaatttatgacaGATTCATCTGGATGTagccccatcataagtcaaggagcacaCTGAATATATATCGCCTTCGAACCGATGCAAAGTTGAAAAATTAGAAGTGAAACCATTgttaagtcagggaccatctgtatttgACACAGCTAAGCATAATCATATAAATCATAATTATAAACTTGGTTTTAGAGTGTTGTCTTCTCAATTTCACAAAAACAAGTTTGGAATTTGATTAAACAAAGAGACTGAGTTCAACTCTTTATTTAATAAGTTGAAAATTTAGAGAATTTTAAACCTAGCCTAacagtttaatattaatagttctttctACCCCATTCATACCTGTCCCTCACATGCTCaaatgtgcatacacacataaaacTGGTATCTGAAACATTACCTGAGTCAATGACTAGAATCTGTCTCAGTTTTTGTACACCGAGAACGCTGAAAAGACAAAGGCAGTATCACGTACTGTAAATCACATATTCCAAAGGGAAAACATCAACTCCAAAATCCTGTGAGCAATTGAGGCAGTCAGGGCAGATACTAAAGCACGAACAAGATGCTCTCATGGtgactatttctattttatatctgAGGAAACAGCTCAGTTATTATGAGCCATACTTACTTACCAAAGCCAGAGGTAAACAAGGACTAAGTACAAGTCCTTTGATTCTTAGcattatattcaaaaataaattcactaggtattttttgtatttttggtggAAGATTGAaatctttaaaggaaaaattccaTGTTGGAACCAAGCAAAGGGTGAATTTAGCAAACCAGCCAAACCACTTTATTTTAAACTAATGGGAGAATAACTTGGAATTACAGGAAAGCCCTTGCTAAGAGTTCACACCGTATGAAAACCTGGCTTATGCAGGTCTTCTATTAAAGTTCCCACCCTCGATCTGCAGAGTAAATCATagtcctccccccgcccccacaaaTAGGAAGATAATGGCTATCTCCAGAAAGTTAAGTTTAAATTAAGTTTATGGCATATAAAACTCAAATCCATctagtttgaattaattaaaccacttgagggttaggggtaaacCATAGCACAGCAGAGGCTCAAGATCCAGTCTGGTCTCTGTTACTGACTTGGCAACATGGACATCATTTCCACAGAAAGGTGATTTTAAATGGCTCCTTTTGTATGTACAAGATAAATCTAGTGCAATTTTATTACCGCtagtacatttttttcattttgggatATACATTTTCAACTCTCTACTTTAACAGACTAAAGGTAATTAGGCTCGATACACACTGCCATACTGTTTATAAACTTCAAAACAAGAGTATAGGCCCATGAAAGACAGGGTTCCAGTTTTGACAGAACTCCACTTCATGGCCATTAATCAGTATTTATTCTTATCTGTCAGGCGCTACTCTAAGTCCTTTACAAATACCTAATCTTCACAATCCTATggctattatctccattttacaaaataaagacttaatccaagtaatttgtccaaggttgcAGAGCTACTGGTGCAATCAGGATGTAACTGTTTTGCCCCATGGTCTTAACTGCTATGCTATACTGCCTCTCAGACTGGATGCACACCAGCCCCCGCACACAGCAGGATGTGTGAACATCTACTCACTCCATCTGACCTCATCCCTGGCTCTTCGCTCTTGGTCTTAAGGTTCGTCTTTAATCCCTCCCTCCATTGTCAGATCTTCAAGGTAAACCTTTCCACCCCTACCTTGTGTTCTAATCCTGTTTCCTCTGTACCGGTTCCTGCCTTCAAAATGCCCTGTTGCCCCCATTTCTAAACCATGAAAAGCCCTCGCTGTGGTACCTGTTCTTTTCTCTAACCTTTTGAGTCACAGTACCCTGATCAAGGCAGGCCAATCTCTAACAGGTGCTTCAATTTGGCTCAGCTCCACTGTTCCAAAACACCTCTGCTGCCACATCGCCTCATTCTCACAGCTCCTTTTTGTAATTGCATGCAACAGACTATATGACAAAGTCACACTTGATTTCATACAATCCCATGGCTTTCTTGCTGTGCCGTTTTTGGGCTTAAACATACCCTCTCTTCCAACATGAGATTAAACCCTGTTTCCATGCCTCCATTAACTTTCACACTCAGGCTGAGTACACACATGTATTTAACAATACAGTTTTACACAATGCTAAGAGCACTTTTCTTCATAGTTTACAGAAGGGCTTGAAACACAtggattttctattaatattcatACCATAGCACATCCAAATCTAACTCCTAAATAGATGCATTATAATTTGTTTAGAATTTAAAGGCTTAATGGCAATaatcagaggaggaaaaagaacatgtaagtttattttacataactaaaaaataaattcaggaaatagTAAATAGAATTTAATAAGGTCTCATGCGCCCTGAAGGAGGTGGTGCTCGATTTGGAGGGGTAATTGCTATGTCCAAATAATCTCCTATTTGGAACTTCTGCGACTGCAGGGTCATGGAATCATCAGTCCCCTTTCTGCCAGACATGGTGCTGCCAATCTCCTTGACtctgcaggaaagaaaatcaactgTTAATGGTCCACAGATCAATGAAAACTAATTGGTACTATGAAGTGAATATGGCACTGGATTTCTTCCATCATCTTATATAACACAGTTCAAAAATGTAAGTACTGTATTAAGCTAAATCAGGTATTATGATTGTATGTAAATCCATATTCCCCTCACTAAGGAGATTCATTAAAGCAGTTATCTCTATcagttaaaacataagaaaaacaaaaagattacaGTAATTAAAAGTGAGAAGTTACCTACCGATAGCCAGGTCTTTTAAGATCTGTAAAAACGATTGCAAAATTGAAGTGTGTGCCCTTCTTTCTAGCTTCTGGGTAGACTTCTTTTACTAAACTAGTCAGTTCTTTCAAGGTTGCATCCATCctgaatttttagaaaaagacatTTACATTTGATTAATCAACAATAATATAACAAGGATAGTGACATACAATGAGTTAAATATATCTGGGTTGTTTATGACTTGTCAGAAACCGCCAGGGTCTTACACTACAGTTTAATTTTAAAGCAGCTAAAAATTCTATTTGCCTCCAAAAACTCCCTGTATCAGCCTGTGGGAAATTTTGATTAATTAAAGACAGACgctttgcttgagcccaggagtttgagaccagcctgggcaacatagtgagacccaatctccacaaaaaaaatttttttttagttagccaggtgtgatggcacccGCCTATAGTcgtggctacttgggaggctaaggcaggagaactgcttaagcccaggacttggaggctgcagtgaaccatgaatgccccactgcactccagcctgggagataacggtaagaccctgtctctttaaaaataaaaaaagtcaaactcttaGTGTTAAAAGGAACTTCAGAAATCTAGAGATTCCATATTCTAATCTTCTGTTGCTatataacatctttttttttttttttttttttttttgagacagagtctcactctgttgcccgagctagagtgccgtggcatcagcctagctcacagcaacctcaaactcctgggcttaagcgatcctcctgcctcagcctcccgagtagctgggactataggcatgtgccaccatgcccggctaatttttttctatatatatttttagctgtctagatcatttctttctatttttagtagagacgaggtctcgctcttgctcaggctggtctcgaactcctgacctcgagtgatcctcccaccttggcctcccagagtgctaggattacaggcctgagccacctcgcccagccgcTATATAACATCTTATGGCCTAACGATTTGCCTCTCTAAGGGTATTAAGGGTAACTAGTCCAAATTAATT
Protein-coding regions in this window:
- the SAP18 gene encoding histone deacetylase complex subunit SAP18, giving the protein MLAAGVGGQGERLAGHRRKMAVESRVTQEEIKKEPEKPIDREKTCPLLLRVFTTNNGRHHRMDEFSRGNVPSSELQIYTWMDATLKELTSLVKEVYPEARKKGTHFNFAIVFTDLKRPGYRVKEIGSTMSGRKGTDDSMTLQSQKFQIGDYLDIAITPPNRAPPPSGRMRPY